One region of Enterobacter ludwigii genomic DNA includes:
- the rhlB gene encoding ATP-dependent RNA helicase RhlB encodes MSKTHLTEQKFSDFALHPKVTEALEKKGFHNCTPIQALALPLTLAGRDVAGQAQTGTGKTMAFLTSTFHYLLSHPAIADRKVNQPRALIMAPTRELAVQIHADAEPLAQATGLKLGLAYGGDGYDKQLKVLESGVDILIGTTGRLIDYAKQNHINLGAIQVVVLDEADRMYDLGFIKDIRWLFRRMPPANQRLNMLFSATLSYRVRELAFEQMNNAEYVEVEPEQKTGHRIKEELFYPSNEEKMRLLQTLIEEEWPDRAIIFANTKHRCEDIWGHLAADGHRVGLLTGDVAQKKRLRILEEFTRGDLDILVATDVAARGLHIPAVTHVFNYDLPDDCEDYVHRIGRTGRAGASGHSISLACEEYALNLPAIETYIGHSIPQSKYNPEALLSELPPPKRLSRARSGNGPRRSGAPRNRRRSG; translated from the coding sequence ATGAGCAAAACACATTTAACAGAACAGAAGTTTTCCGACTTCGCCCTGCACCCAAAGGTGACGGAAGCCCTTGAAAAAAAAGGGTTTCATAACTGCACGCCCATTCAGGCCCTCGCGCTGCCGCTAACGCTGGCCGGTCGCGATGTTGCAGGGCAGGCGCAAACCGGTACTGGCAAAACGATGGCGTTCTTAACGTCAACGTTTCATTATTTACTTTCTCATCCAGCGATTGCAGACCGCAAAGTTAACCAGCCGCGTGCGCTAATTATGGCCCCAACGCGAGAACTGGCGGTACAGATCCATGCAGACGCTGAGCCCCTGGCACAGGCTACCGGCTTGAAGCTTGGCCTGGCCTATGGCGGCGACGGCTACGATAAACAGCTTAAAGTGCTGGAAAGCGGTGTGGATATCCTGATCGGTACCACGGGCCGCCTCATTGATTACGCTAAACAGAACCACATTAACCTCGGTGCCATCCAGGTTGTGGTGCTGGATGAAGCTGACCGTATGTACGATCTGGGCTTCATTAAAGACATCCGCTGGCTGTTCCGTCGCATGCCTCCGGCAAATCAGCGTCTGAACATGCTGTTCTCCGCGACCCTTTCTTATCGCGTACGTGAGCTGGCGTTCGAGCAGATGAACAACGCCGAATACGTGGAAGTGGAGCCCGAGCAGAAAACAGGTCACCGCATTAAAGAAGAGCTCTTCTATCCATCTAATGAAGAGAAAATGCGTCTGCTGCAAACGCTGATCGAAGAAGAGTGGCCAGACCGCGCCATTATTTTCGCGAACACCAAACACCGCTGCGAAGACATCTGGGGTCATCTGGCTGCAGACGGTCACCGTGTTGGCCTGCTGACTGGCGATGTGGCGCAGAAAAAACGCCTGCGTATTCTTGAAGAATTTACCCGTGGCGATCTCGATATTCTGGTCGCAACCGACGTGGCAGCACGTGGTTTACACATTCCAGCCGTGACGCACGTCTTTAACTATGACCTGCCAGATGACTGCGAAGACTATGTTCACCGTATCGGTCGTACCGGTCGTGCGGGCGCAAGCGGTCACTCTATTAGCCTTGCGTGTGAAGAGTATGCGCTGAATCTTCCAGCCATTGAGACCTACATCGGTCACTCTATTCCGCAGAGCAAATACAATCCGGAAGCGCTGCTAAGCGAACTGCCGCCGCCTAAGCGCCTTTCCCGCGCCCGCTCCGGCAATGGCCCGCGTCGCTCTGGCGCACCGCGTAATCGTCGTCGTTCAGGTTAA
- the gppA gene encoding guanosine-5'-triphosphate,3'-diphosphate diphosphatase, producing the protein MLSSTSLYAAIDLGSNSFHMLVVREVAGSIQTLTRIKRKVRLAAGLSSDNHLSHEAMERGWQCLRLFAERLQDIPHSQITVVATATLRLAVNAVDFIAKAQEILGCPVQVISGEEEARLIYQGVAHTTGGDDRRLVVDIGGASTELVTGTGAQATSLFSLSMGCVTWLERYFTDRNLGKENFDEAENAAREVLRPVMNELRYHGWKVCVGASGTVQALQEIMMAQGMDERITLAKLQQLKQRAIQCGRLEELEIEGLTLERALVFPSGLAILIAIFTELNIQCMTLAGGALREGLVYGMLHLSVDQDIRSRTLRNVQRRFLVDIDQAGRVAQLASRFADQVATGWDLDPLSRDLLLSACALHEVGLSIDFKQAPVHAAYLVRNLDLPGYTPAQKKLLATLLLNQTNAVDLSSLHQQNAVPPRVAEHLCRLLRLAILFASRRRDDLLPAINLVADGEKLSLTLPENWIDNHPLGAEMIEQECQWQSYVHWVLEVK; encoded by the coding sequence ATGCTCAGTTCCACCTCGCTTTATGCGGCAATTGATCTCGGTTCGAATAGTTTTCATATGCTGGTTGTGCGCGAGGTGGCGGGAAGCATACAAACGCTGACGCGTATTAAGCGCAAGGTCCGCCTCGCGGCGGGCCTGAGCAGCGATAACCACCTATCCCATGAAGCCATGGAACGTGGCTGGCAGTGTCTACGGCTCTTTGCTGAGCGTCTGCAGGATATCCCGCATTCCCAAATTACCGTTGTCGCCACGGCGACGCTCCGCCTGGCAGTTAACGCCGTAGATTTTATTGCTAAAGCGCAGGAAATTCTGGGGTGTCCGGTTCAGGTTATCAGCGGTGAAGAAGAAGCCCGCCTGATCTATCAGGGCGTTGCCCATACGACAGGAGGTGACGATCGCCGTCTGGTCGTGGATATCGGCGGTGCCAGCACCGAACTCGTGACCGGCACCGGCGCCCAGGCAACGTCACTGTTCAGCCTGTCGATGGGCTGCGTGACCTGGCTTGAGCGCTACTTCACTGACCGGAATCTGGGGAAAGAAAACTTCGACGAGGCGGAGAATGCCGCACGCGAGGTGTTGCGTCCGGTCATGAATGAACTTCGTTATCACGGCTGGAAAGTCTGCGTGGGTGCTTCTGGCACTGTGCAGGCCTTGCAGGAAATCATGATGGCGCAGGGAATGGATGAGCGGATCACGCTTGCCAAGCTCCAGCAGCTTAAACAGCGCGCTATTCAGTGTGGGCGGCTGGAAGAGCTTGAAATTGAAGGCCTGACGCTTGAACGTGCGCTGGTTTTCCCGAGCGGGCTGGCCATTCTGATTGCGATTTTCACCGAGCTAAACATTCAGTGTATGACGCTGGCTGGCGGCGCACTGCGAGAAGGCCTGGTCTATGGGATGTTGCATCTGTCGGTTGATCAGGACATTCGCAGCCGTACTCTGCGCAACGTGCAGCGTCGTTTTCTGGTTGATATCGACCAGGCGGGTCGTGTGGCGCAACTGGCATCACGCTTCGCCGATCAGGTTGCCACCGGCTGGGATCTTGACCCTTTGAGCCGTGATTTATTGCTGAGCGCCTGCGCGCTACATGAAGTGGGGCTGAGCATTGATTTCAAACAGGCCCCTGTTCATGCGGCCTATCTGGTACGTAACCTCGATTTACCGGGCTACACGCCTGCACAGAAAAAGTTGCTGGCAACCCTGCTGCTGAACCAGACCAACGCCGTTGACCTCTCCTCTTTACATCAACAAAACGCCGTACCGCCACGCGTGGCCGAGCATCTTTGCCGACTGCTACGTCTGGCGATTTTGTTTGCCAGCCGCCGCCGCGATGATTTGCTACCTGCCATCAATCTGGTCGCTGATGGCGAGAAGCTTTCGCTGACGTTACCGGAAAACTGGATTGATAATCATCCACTTGGGGCAGAGATGATCGAACAGGAGTGCCAGTGGCAGAGTTATGTACACTGGGTTCTTGAAGTGAAGTAA
- the rep gene encoding DNA helicase Rep encodes MRLNPGQQQAVEFVTGPCLVLAGAGSGKTRVITNKIAHLIRGCGYQARHIAAVTFTNKAAREMKERVGQTLGRKEARGLMISTFHTLGLDIIKREYAALGMKSNFSLFDDTDQVALLKELTEGLIEDDKVLLQQLISTISNWKNDLMTPAQAAASAKGERDRIFAHCYGLYDAHMKACNVLDFDDLILLPTLLLQRNEEVRERWQNKIRYLLVDEYQDTNTSQYELVKLLVGQRARFTVVGDDDQSIYSWRGARPQNLVLLSKDFPALQVIKLEQNYRSSGRILKSANILIANNPHVFEKRLFSELGYGTELKVLSANNEEHEAERVTGELIAHHFVNKTEYKDYAILYRGNHQSRVFEKMLMQNRIPYKISGGTSFFSRPEIKDLLAYLRVLTNPDDDSAFLRIVNTPKREIGPATLQKLGEWAMTRNKSLFTASFDMGLSQTLTGRGYDSLTRFTHWLGEVQRLAEREPVAAVRDLIHGIDYESWLYETSASPKAAEMRMKNVNQLFSWMTEMLEGSEIDEPMTLTQVVTRFTLRDMMERGESEEEADQVQLMTLHASKGLEFPYVYLVGMEEGLLPHQSSIDEDNVDEERRLAYVGITRAQKELTFTLCKERRQYGELVRPEPSRFLLELPQDDLIWEQERKVITAEERMHKGQANVANIRAMLAKAKEKG; translated from the coding sequence ATGCGTTTAAACCCTGGACAACAACAAGCGGTCGAATTCGTTACTGGACCATGCCTGGTGCTGGCAGGGGCGGGTTCCGGTAAAACCCGCGTGATCACGAATAAAATCGCCCACTTAATTCGTGGGTGTGGCTATCAGGCACGCCACATTGCGGCGGTGACATTTACCAATAAAGCAGCGCGCGAGATGAAAGAGCGTGTTGGCCAGACGCTGGGGCGCAAAGAGGCGCGCGGGCTGATGATCTCCACCTTCCATACCCTGGGACTGGATATCATTAAACGCGAATACGCCGCACTGGGGATGAAGTCCAACTTCTCTCTTTTCGATGACACCGACCAGGTGGCGTTGCTCAAAGAGCTCACCGAAGGCCTGATCGAAGACGACAAAGTTCTGCTGCAACAGCTGATCTCGACGATCTCAAACTGGAAAAACGATCTGATGACGCCTGCACAGGCGGCAGCGAGTGCGAAGGGCGAACGGGATCGGATCTTCGCGCACTGTTATGGTCTGTACGACGCGCATATGAAAGCGTGCAACGTGTTGGATTTCGACGATCTGATCCTCCTGCCAACGCTGCTGCTTCAGCGTAATGAAGAGGTACGTGAACGCTGGCAGAACAAGATCCGCTACCTGCTGGTGGATGAATATCAGGATACCAACACCAGCCAGTACGAACTGGTGAAGCTGCTGGTGGGTCAGCGCGCGCGTTTCACCGTGGTGGGTGACGATGACCAGTCAATTTACTCCTGGCGCGGTGCGCGTCCACAAAATCTGGTGTTGTTAAGCAAAGATTTTCCTGCGTTGCAGGTGATTAAGCTGGAGCAAAACTACCGTTCTTCCGGGCGTATCCTCAAGTCGGCGAATATCCTGATCGCCAATAACCCGCATGTGTTTGAGAAGCGTCTGTTCTCCGAACTGGGTTACGGCACCGAGCTGAAAGTGCTCAGTGCCAATAATGAAGAGCATGAGGCTGAACGCGTTACCGGCGAGCTCATTGCCCACCACTTCGTGAATAAAACCGAGTACAAGGATTACGCCATTCTGTATCGCGGTAACCACCAGTCGCGCGTCTTTGAAAAGATGCTGATGCAAAACCGCATCCCCTACAAAATTTCGGGTGGTACGTCGTTCTTCTCGCGTCCTGAAATCAAGGATCTGCTGGCCTATCTGCGCGTGCTCACCAACCCGGATGATGACAGCGCGTTTCTGCGCATCGTGAACACCCCGAAACGTGAGATCGGCCCAGCGACACTACAAAAGCTTGGCGAATGGGCGATGACCCGCAACAAAAGCCTGTTTACCGCCAGCTTTGATATGGGGCTGAGTCAGACGCTGACCGGACGTGGTTACGATTCGTTAACCCGTTTCACCCACTGGCTGGGTGAAGTGCAGCGCCTTGCGGAACGTGAACCTGTCGCGGCAGTGCGCGATCTCATTCACGGTATTGATTACGAATCCTGGTTGTACGAAACCTCCGCCAGCCCGAAGGCGGCTGAGATGCGGATGAAAAACGTTAACCAGCTCTTCAGCTGGATGACCGAAATGCTGGAAGGCTCGGAGATAGATGAGCCAATGACCCTGACTCAGGTGGTCACCCGCTTTACCCTTCGCGACATGATGGAGCGTGGCGAGAGCGAGGAAGAGGCTGACCAGGTTCAGCTGATGACGTTACACGCGTCAAAAGGACTGGAGTTCCCGTATGTATATCTGGTCGGTATGGAAGAAGGTTTGCTGCCGCACCAGAGCAGCATTGATGAAGATAACGTCGACGAGGAACGCCGTCTGGCCTATGTCGGGATCACCCGTGCGCAGAAGGAGCTGACATTCACGCTGTGCAAAGAGCGCCGTCAGTATGGCGAACTGGTGCGTCCGGAACCGAGTCGTTTTCTGCTGGAGCTACCGCAGGACGATCTGATCTGGGAGCAGGAGCGCAAAGTGATTACGGCAGAAGAGCGGATGCACAAGGGGCAGGCTAACGTGGCGAACATTCGCGCGATGCTCGCGAAAGCCAAAGAGAAAGGATAA
- a CDS encoding peptidylprolyl isomerase: MKKSAAALHILVKEEKLAQEILAKLERGISFDHLAKRYSKCPSGRNGGDLGEFQQGAMVGPFDQAVFSCPLLKPYGPVKTKFGYHIIKVLYRR; this comes from the coding sequence ATGAAAAAGAGCGCAGCAGCCCTGCATATTCTGGTAAAAGAAGAGAAACTGGCCCAGGAGATCCTTGCCAAGCTGGAGCGCGGCATCAGCTTTGATCATCTGGCAAAGCGCTACTCTAAATGTCCGTCCGGACGCAATGGCGGGGATCTCGGGGAATTTCAACAAGGTGCGATGGTCGGCCCGTTCGATCAGGCAGTCTTTAGCTGCCCGCTCCTGAAGCCCTACGGCCCGGTAAAAACCAAATTTGGCTACCATATCATTAAGGTGCTGTATCGCCGCTGA
- the ppiC gene encoding peptidylprolyl isomerase PpiC — MAKTAAAVHILVKEEKLALDLLEQIKNGADFGKLAKKHSICPSGKRGGDLGEFRQGQMVPAFDKVVFSCPVLEPTGPLHTQFGYHIIKVLYRK; from the coding sequence ATGGCAAAAACAGCAGCAGCAGTGCACATCCTCGTTAAAGAAGAGAAACTGGCTCTGGATCTTCTGGAGCAAATTAAGAACGGTGCCGACTTCGGTAAGCTGGCGAAGAAGCACTCCATCTGCCCATCAGGCAAACGCGGTGGTGACTTAGGTGAATTCCGTCAGGGTCAGATGGTTCCGGCGTTCGACAAAGTGGTCTTCTCTTGCCCGGTACTGGAGCCAACCGGCCCGCTGCACACGCAGTTCGGTTATCACATTATTAAGGTTCTGTATCGCAAATAA
- the ilvC gene encoding ketol-acid reductoisomerase, whose protein sequence is MANYFNTLNLRQQLAQLGKCRFMARDEFADGASYLQGKKVVIVGCGAQGLNQGLNMRDSGLDISYALRKEAIAEKRASWRKATENGFKVGTYEELIPQADLVVNLTPDKQHSDVVRSVQPLMKDGAALGYSHGFNIVEVGEQIRKDITVVMVAPKCPGTEVREEYKRGFGVPTLIAVHPENDPKGEGMAIAKAWAAATGGHRAGVLESSFVAEVKSDLMGEQTILCGMLQAGSLLCFDKLVEEGTDPAYAEKLIQFGWETITEALKQGGITLMMDRLSNPAKLRAYALSEQLKTIMAPLFQKHMDDIISGEFSSGMMADWANDDKKLLTWREETGKTAFETAPQYEGKIGEQEYFDKGVLMIAMVKAGVELAFETMVDSGIIEESAYYESLHELPLIANTIARKRLYEMNVVISDTAEYGNYLFSYACVPLLKEFMTTLQTGDLGKAIAEGAVDNAQLRDVNEAIRSHQIEKVGHKLRGYMTDMKRIAVAG, encoded by the coding sequence ATGGCTAACTACTTTAATACACTGAACTTGCGCCAGCAGCTGGCGCAGCTGGGCAAATGCCGCTTCATGGCGCGCGACGAATTTGCCGATGGCGCGAGCTACCTTCAGGGTAAAAAAGTGGTCATCGTCGGCTGTGGCGCACAGGGTCTGAACCAGGGCCTGAACATGCGTGACTCCGGTCTGGATATCTCCTACGCCCTGCGTAAAGAAGCGATTGCCGAGAAGCGTGCTTCCTGGCGTAAAGCGACCGAAAACGGCTTTAAAGTGGGTACCTACGAAGAGCTGATCCCGCAGGCGGATTTGGTGGTTAACCTGACGCCAGACAAACAGCACTCTGACGTTGTGCGTTCCGTACAGCCGCTGATGAAAGATGGCGCGGCGCTGGGTTATTCCCACGGTTTCAACATCGTTGAAGTGGGCGAGCAGATCCGTAAAGACATCACCGTTGTGATGGTGGCTCCGAAGTGCCCAGGTACGGAAGTCCGTGAAGAGTACAAACGTGGCTTCGGCGTGCCAACCCTGATCGCGGTTCACCCGGAAAACGATCCAAAAGGCGAAGGTATGGCGATTGCCAAAGCATGGGCTGCCGCAACCGGTGGTCACCGTGCGGGCGTGCTGGAATCTTCCTTCGTTGCAGAAGTGAAATCTGACCTGATGGGTGAGCAGACCATTCTGTGCGGCATGTTGCAGGCTGGCTCTCTGCTGTGCTTCGACAAGCTGGTGGAAGAGGGTACTGACCCTGCATACGCTGAAAAACTGATTCAATTCGGCTGGGAAACCATCACTGAAGCCCTGAAGCAGGGCGGTATTACGCTGATGATGGACCGTCTGTCTAACCCGGCGAAACTGCGTGCTTACGCATTGTCTGAACAGCTGAAAACCATCATGGCACCGCTGTTCCAGAAACATATGGACGACATCATCTCCGGTGAGTTCTCTTCCGGCATGATGGCTGACTGGGCGAATGACGATAAGAAACTGCTGACCTGGCGTGAAGAGACCGGTAAAACCGCGTTTGAAACCGCGCCACAGTATGAAGGTAAAATCGGCGAGCAGGAGTACTTCGATAAAGGCGTACTGATGATTGCCATGGTGAAAGCAGGCGTTGAGCTGGCGTTCGAAACCATGGTGGATTCCGGCATCATCGAAGAGTCTGCGTACTACGAATCACTGCACGAGCTGCCGCTGATTGCGAACACCATCGCCCGTAAGCGTCTGTACGAAATGAACGTGGTGATCTCTGATACCGCTGAGTATGGTAACTACCTGTTCTCTTACGCTTGCGTACCGCTGCTGAAAGAGTTCATGACTACGTTGCAGACAGGCGATCTGGGTAAAGCGATTGCAGAAGGTGCCGTGGATAACGCGCAGTTGCGCGATGTGAACGAAGCGATTCGCAGCCATCAGATCGAGAAAGTGGGTCATAAACTGCGTGGCTACATGACTGATATGAAACGTATCGCGGTAGCGGGTTAA
- the ilvY gene encoding HTH-type transcriptional activator IlvY, whose translation MDLRDLKMFLHLAESRHFGRSARAMHVSPSTLSRQIQRLEEDLGQPLFVRDNRTVTLTEAGEELRIFAQQTLLQYQQLRHSIDQQGPSLSGELHIFCSVTAAYSHLPPILDRFRAAHPSVEIKLTTGDAADAMEKVVTGEADLAIAGKPETLPGAVAFSMLENLAVVLIAPALPCPVRNQVSVEKPDWSTVPFIMADQGPVRRRIELWFRRQKISNPSIYATVGGHEAMVSMVALGCGVALLPEVVLENSPEPVRNRVMILERSDEKTPFELGVCAQKKRLHEPLIDAFWQILPNH comes from the coding sequence GTGGATTTACGCGATCTGAAAATGTTCCTGCATCTTGCGGAAAGCCGCCACTTTGGCCGCAGCGCCCGGGCGATGCACGTCAGCCCCTCTACGCTTTCGCGGCAAATCCAGCGCCTTGAGGAAGATCTCGGCCAGCCGCTGTTTGTGCGTGATAACCGTACCGTTACCCTCACGGAAGCGGGTGAAGAACTGCGCATTTTTGCCCAGCAGACGCTGTTGCAGTACCAGCAGCTGCGGCACTCGATTGACCAGCAGGGGCCGTCACTTTCCGGTGAGCTGCATATTTTCTGCTCCGTGACCGCCGCCTATAGCCATCTGCCGCCCATTCTCGACCGCTTCCGCGCGGCGCATCCGTCGGTTGAAATTAAGCTCACCACCGGCGACGCCGCCGATGCAATGGAAAAAGTGGTGACTGGCGAAGCGGATCTCGCCATTGCCGGGAAACCCGAAACCTTGCCGGGTGCGGTGGCATTTTCAATGCTGGAGAACCTGGCGGTAGTGCTGATTGCCCCGGCACTGCCCTGCCCGGTGCGTAATCAGGTATCGGTGGAGAAACCGGACTGGTCAACGGTGCCGTTTATCATGGCCGATCAGGGACCGGTACGCCGCCGTATTGAGCTCTGGTTCCGCCGCCAGAAGATCAGCAATCCGTCGATTTACGCAACAGTCGGTGGACATGAGGCGATGGTCTCAATGGTGGCGCTCGGCTGCGGCGTGGCGCTGCTGCCGGAAGTGGTGCTGGAAAACAGCCCGGAGCCGGTACGTAACCGCGTGATGATTCTGGAACGCAGCGACGAGAAAACACCGTTTGAGCTTGGCGTGTGTGCACAAAAAAAGCGGCTGCATGAGCCGCTTATTGATGCGTTCTGGCAGATCCTGCCAAACCATTAA
- the ilvA gene encoding threonine ammonia-lyase, biosynthetic produces the protein MAESQPLSAAPEGAEYLRAVLRAPVYEAVQVTPLQKMEKLSSRLDNVILVKREDRQPVHSFKLRGAYAMMAGLTDEQKARGVITASAGNHAQGVAFSSARLGLKALIVMPVATADIKVDAVRGFGGEVLLHGANFDEAKAKAIELAQQQGFTWVPPFDHPMVIAGQGTLALELLQQDAHLDRVFVPVGGGGLAAGVAVLIKQLMPQIKVIAVEAEDSACLKAALDAGHPVDLPRVGLFAEGVAVKRIGDETFRLCQEYLDDIVTVDSDAICAAMKDLFEDVRAVAEPSGALALAGMKKYIAQHNIRGERLAHVLSGANVNFHGLRYVSERCELGEQREALLAVTIPEEKGSFLKFCQLLGGRSVTEFNYRFADAKDACIFVGVRLSRGLEERKEILNLLHEGGYSVVDLSDDEMAKLHVRYMVGGRPSKPLKERLFSFEFPESPGALLKFLHTLGTHWNISLFHYRSHGTDYGRVLAAFELGEHEPDFETRLNELGYDCHDETHNPAFRFFLAG, from the coding sequence ATGGCCGAATCACAACCCTTATCTGCCGCCCCTGAGGGGGCGGAATATTTAAGAGCGGTGCTACGCGCGCCGGTCTATGAAGCGGTGCAGGTCACCCCGCTGCAGAAAATGGAAAAACTCTCTTCGCGCCTTGATAACGTGATCCTGGTGAAGCGCGAAGACCGTCAGCCAGTACACAGTTTTAAGCTGCGCGGGGCCTACGCGATGATGGCCGGGTTAACCGACGAGCAAAAAGCACGCGGCGTAATTACCGCCTCTGCAGGTAACCACGCTCAGGGCGTCGCATTCTCCTCTGCTCGCTTAGGGTTGAAAGCGCTGATCGTGATGCCGGTCGCTACCGCAGACATCAAAGTCGATGCGGTGCGAGGTTTTGGCGGTGAAGTGCTGCTCCACGGGGCTAACTTCGACGAAGCAAAAGCCAAAGCGATTGAGCTGGCGCAGCAGCAGGGGTTCACCTGGGTGCCGCCGTTCGATCACCCGATGGTGATTGCCGGGCAGGGCACGCTGGCGCTGGAGCTGCTGCAACAGGATGCCCATCTTGACCGCGTGTTTGTACCGGTCGGCGGCGGCGGCCTGGCTGCGGGCGTGGCGGTGCTGATCAAACAGCTGATGCCGCAGATCAAAGTCATCGCCGTTGAAGCGGAAGATTCTGCCTGCCTGAAAGCGGCGCTGGATGCCGGTCATCCGGTAGACCTGCCGCGCGTCGGGCTGTTTGCCGAGGGCGTGGCGGTGAAGCGCATTGGGGATGAAACCTTCCGCCTGTGCCAGGAGTATCTTGACGATATTGTCACGGTTGATAGCGACGCGATCTGCGCGGCGATGAAAGATCTGTTCGAGGATGTTCGCGCGGTGGCGGAACCGTCCGGCGCGCTGGCGCTGGCGGGGATGAAAAAATACATCGCTCAGCACAACATTCGCGGCGAACGCCTGGCGCATGTGCTCTCCGGTGCTAACGTTAATTTCCACGGTCTGCGCTATGTTTCAGAGCGCTGCGAGCTGGGTGAACAGCGAGAAGCACTGTTGGCGGTGACCATCCCGGAAGAGAAGGGCAGCTTCCTGAAATTCTGCCAGCTACTCGGCGGCCGCTCAGTGACGGAATTTAACTACCGTTTTGCTGACGCCAAAGATGCGTGCATTTTTGTCGGTGTGCGCCTGAGTCGCGGTCTGGAAGAACGCAAAGAGATCCTCAATCTGCTGCATGAGGGCGGCTATAGCGTTGTTGATCTCTCTGACGACGAGATGGCGAAGCTGCACGTGCGCTACATGGTGGGCGGACGTCCATCGAAACCGCTCAAGGAACGTCTGTTCAGCTTTGAGTTTCCGGAATCTCCGGGCGCACTGCTTAAGTTCCTGCATACGCTGGGTACGCACTGGAACATCTCTTTGTTCCACTACCGCAGCCACGGCACGGACTATGGTCGCGTGCTGGCAGCGTTTGAACTGGGCGAACATGAGCCTGATTTCGAAACGCGGCTGAACGAACTGGGCTATGACTGTCACGATGAGACGCATAACCCGGCGTTCAGGTTCTTCCTCGCGGGTTAA